The following are encoded together in the Adhaeribacter arboris genome:
- a CDS encoding AAA family ATPase: MKILGVRFLNLNSLKGLHEIRFDQSPLAEAGLFAITGPTGAGKTTLLDAITVGLFGRVHRHDRDAFEIMTRHTSESFSEVEFEVKDKKYRCKWAVYRSRKKTDGKLQPTHMELITLPDQKLMDLKPSEVPGKVAEISGLDYNQFLRSVILSQGDFTRFLKASESERSDLLEKITDTGIYSRISMWAYRQADKEKKTLELLRAKLDNSELLTEEQVSDFQTQVADLQDQIQQQQKVKQEREQQVNWLLRLEQLQQKKTGLAAQLQVLVANFEAQQSEFKKLQQHQRALQFKPALIQIKSSQNQAQQLDQNLLHIARLLPDYQQQTQEAEQQLIIAKQQVRQAQEELEAAEPIFHEVTQQDSIISRDKEHFLKNRQNYIQAGEELEKLRQLLTTKQTALQQIQLYLEQTQNWLQQNQPAQHLDREIITYQQGVKDLHDSNRKLQEVNREYAEQENTHKTANRFIQHQKQQLEQDQNNALATSAQITFLQQINQNLLAGQSFAELEKICNELPTRIHLLEQQNQLAYQYQQITGKLKTLSQSIQVNEAEQQQVSQASSELTVKKQQATETLQYLQQIVDLQRQIQKYEADRELLQPHQPCPLCGSEQHPFVLNQYHSNVSEAEQKCHTQQQVVAGLTDQQTILALHLSSLKALLENEQKQIAELKAEQAALISKFRVNQGNLPEELFINSGAAILEILLGYQQKYQAKKELWNKIRQNEEECRRFEKIQQEQKEIILKREHEISRAQEKEEQALRQMQYLQEEVADLKEQQLVVSAQIQSFLLRFGMTFTLDKSRDIEARLQQLSATFAQHSEQLQKLNLNLKQTETEQIHLSENIREREQLLQQQKIVLQKDQANLQQLIHTRQQLFGTKIPQTERERLKQALQQQNQLLESLQGSFLQKQEQMRLAQSRQQQWQTELTRVQAQVTTLTTELHQSVRAHNIDSVDTLVQLFLTDDEAHRIELLQKQAERALAEHQKLYTDTEQELYREQARQLTDCALADLQTEKEDLNATMARLHQHIGSLQRQLEQDAEIKAKYRETAAQVDIQQKEFLRWDKMAALIGSADGKKFSKFAQGLTLARLTELANRHLVKLNERYRIFKNPNQDLELQIIDTYQADAVRSMNTLSGGESFLVSLALALGLSDLAGRKAQINSLFIDEGFGTLDTDTLDIAISALENLQVGGKLIGVISHVEALKERISTQIQVNKQAGGQSFIKIVGYETEVYV, from the coding sequence ATGAAGATACTGGGCGTACGATTCCTGAACCTGAACTCCCTCAAAGGACTACACGAAATTAGATTTGACCAAAGTCCGCTCGCGGAAGCGGGTTTGTTTGCCATTACCGGACCTACCGGGGCCGGCAAAACTACCTTACTGGATGCGATTACCGTAGGACTTTTCGGGCGGGTTCACCGGCACGACCGCGATGCTTTCGAAATAATGACCCGGCACACCAGCGAATCTTTTTCGGAAGTAGAATTTGAGGTAAAAGATAAAAAGTATCGGTGTAAATGGGCAGTTTACCGGAGCCGTAAGAAAACGGATGGCAAATTGCAGCCTACGCACATGGAGTTAATTACCCTCCCGGACCAGAAATTAATGGATTTAAAACCCAGCGAGGTTCCGGGTAAAGTTGCCGAAATCAGTGGCTTAGATTACAATCAGTTTTTACGCTCGGTAATTCTTTCGCAAGGTGATTTTACTCGTTTTTTAAAAGCCAGTGAAAGCGAACGCAGCGATTTACTCGAAAAAATAACAGACACAGGAATCTACTCCCGTATTTCGATGTGGGCGTATCGTCAGGCCGATAAAGAGAAAAAAACGCTGGAACTCTTGCGCGCCAAACTGGATAATTCGGAACTATTAACCGAAGAACAAGTTTCTGATTTCCAAACCCAGGTTGCCGATTTACAAGACCAAATTCAGCAACAACAAAAAGTTAAACAAGAACGGGAACAACAGGTAAACTGGCTATTGCGCCTGGAGCAATTGCAGCAGAAAAAAACCGGATTGGCCGCTCAACTGCAAGTATTAGTAGCCAATTTTGAAGCCCAGCAATCTGAATTTAAAAAACTGCAGCAGCACCAACGGGCACTACAATTTAAACCAGCTTTAATTCAAATAAAAAGTTCGCAGAACCAGGCGCAGCAATTAGATCAGAATTTATTGCACATTGCCCGCTTGTTGCCCGATTACCAGCAACAAACCCAGGAAGCAGAACAGCAATTAATTATAGCCAAGCAACAAGTACGGCAAGCGCAGGAAGAACTGGAAGCAGCAGAACCCATCTTTCACGAAGTTACCCAGCAAGATTCCATTATTTCGCGGGACAAAGAACATTTCCTGAAAAACCGGCAGAACTACATTCAAGCGGGTGAAGAACTGGAAAAGCTTAGACAACTTTTAACAACTAAACAAACCGCACTACAGCAAATTCAGCTCTATTTAGAGCAAACCCAAAATTGGCTGCAGCAAAATCAACCAGCCCAGCACCTGGATCGGGAAATTATTACTTACCAGCAAGGAGTAAAAGATTTGCACGATAGTAACCGTAAATTACAAGAAGTTAACCGGGAGTATGCCGAGCAAGAAAATACGCATAAAACAGCTAACCGGTTCATTCAGCACCAAAAACAACAGCTGGAACAAGATCAGAATAACGCCTTAGCCACCTCGGCACAAATAACTTTTTTACAGCAGATTAATCAAAATTTACTGGCTGGCCAATCATTCGCTGAATTAGAAAAAATTTGTAACGAGTTACCAACCCGAATTCATTTACTAGAACAGCAAAACCAACTAGCCTACCAATATCAGCAAATTACCGGCAAACTTAAAACCTTAAGCCAAAGTATTCAGGTAAATGAGGCCGAACAGCAACAAGTTAGCCAGGCCAGTAGCGAGTTAACTGTAAAAAAACAACAAGCCACCGAAACTTTACAATACCTGCAGCAGATTGTAGACTTACAGCGTCAGATTCAGAAGTACGAAGCCGACCGGGAATTACTGCAACCGCACCAACCTTGCCCGCTTTGCGGCTCGGAACAGCACCCGTTCGTACTAAACCAATACCATAGCAACGTATCCGAAGCCGAACAAAAATGCCATACGCAACAACAGGTAGTGGCCGGGTTAACGGACCAGCAAACTATTCTGGCTTTGCACTTAAGTTCGTTAAAGGCCCTGCTGGAGAACGAACAAAAACAAATAGCGGAGCTAAAAGCCGAGCAGGCGGCCTTAATAAGTAAGTTCAGGGTAAATCAGGGAAACCTGCCCGAAGAACTTTTTATTAATTCTGGTGCCGCCATCCTAGAAATACTACTTGGTTACCAACAAAAATACCAGGCAAAAAAAGAATTATGGAACAAGATCCGGCAAAACGAAGAAGAATGCCGCCGCTTCGAAAAAATACAGCAGGAGCAAAAAGAAATTATCCTGAAGCGCGAACACGAGATTAGCCGGGCCCAGGAAAAAGAAGAACAGGCTCTGCGGCAAATGCAGTACCTGCAAGAAGAAGTAGCTGATTTAAAAGAACAGCAGTTGGTGGTATCCGCACAAATTCAATCGTTTTTATTACGCTTCGGAATGACGTTTACCCTGGACAAAAGCCGGGATATTGAAGCCCGATTACAACAACTTTCCGCTACTTTCGCGCAGCATTCCGAGCAATTACAAAAATTAAATTTAAATTTAAAACAAACCGAAACGGAGCAAATCCATCTTTCCGAAAATATTCGAGAGAGAGAACAGTTACTTCAACAGCAAAAAATAGTACTTCAAAAAGACCAGGCTAATTTACAACAGCTCATCCATACCCGGCAGCAATTATTTGGCACGAAGATTCCGCAAACCGAACGGGAACGACTGAAACAAGCTTTACAACAGCAAAATCAATTACTCGAAAGTTTACAAGGTTCCTTCCTGCAAAAGCAAGAGCAAATGCGCTTGGCGCAAAGCCGGCAACAACAATGGCAAACCGAATTAACGCGGGTACAGGCGCAAGTAACTACCTTAACCACCGAGCTACACCAATCGGTAAGGGCACATAATATTGATTCGGTAGATACTTTGGTGCAATTATTTTTAACCGACGACGAAGCCCACCGCATTGAGTTATTGCAAAAACAAGCCGAACGGGCTTTAGCCGAACACCAGAAATTATACACCGATACCGAACAGGAACTTTATCGGGAACAAGCCCGCCAACTCACCGATTGCGCCTTGGCAGATTTGCAAACGGAAAAGGAAGATTTAAATGCCACAATGGCCCGTTTGCACCAGCACATAGGATCGCTGCAAAGGCAACTGGAACAAGATGCCGAGATAAAAGCAAAATATCGCGAAACGGCCGCGCAGGTAGATATTCAACAAAAAGAGTTTTTGCGCTGGGATAAAATGGCCGCCCTTATTGGCTCCGCCGACGGCAAAAAGTTCAGTAAGTTTGCGCAAGGCCTTACCCTGGCTCGCTTAACGGAGCTTGCCAACCGGCATTTAGTTAAATTAAACGAACGGTACCGGATTTTTAAAAATCCTAACCAGGATTTGGAATTACAGATTATTGATACGTACCAGGCGGATGCCGTGCGCTCCATGAATACTTTATCGGGCGGCGAAAGTTTTCTGGTAAGTTTAGCGCTCGCATTAGGTTTATCGGATTTAGCGGGCCGGAAAGCGCAAATAAATTCTCTATTCATCGACGAAGGATTCGGCACTCTGGATACTGATACTTTAGATATTGCCATAAGTGCGCTGGAGAATTTACAAGTCGGCGGGAAGCTAATCGGCGTTATTTCGCACGTAGAAGCCTTAAAAGAACGGATCAGCACCCAAATACAGGTAAATAAGCAAGCAGGCGGCCAAAGCTTTATAAAAATAGTGGGTTACGAAACCGAAGTTTACGTGTAA
- a CDS encoding glycoside hydrolase family 5 protein translates to MRKKYNYLLVAFFFLLWSCQSKEPTATAKPNLPANPPTDVVTVTNAVAQFGQLRVQGNRIVDKNGSPVQLRGMSFFWSQWIGKYYTPEAVKWLKDDWRCTVVRAAMAVDYEGYLQNPEAEKQKVTTVVDAAIEQGLYVIIDWHDHEAEKHTEQAKAFFTEMAQRYGDKPNVIYEIFNEPLDVSWSGVIKPYSEIIINAIRQHDPDNLVICGTRNWSQQVEEAANDPIKQPNVAYTLHFYAATHKQWLRDAAARALNKGIALMVTEYGTCEASGNGVLDQTETKAWWKFMDDNKISWCNWSLADKEETSAALKPGAKSTGGWADAEISPSGLFVREELRAKNPK, encoded by the coding sequence ATGAGAAAAAAATATAATTATCTGCTAGTTGCATTTTTCTTTTTGTTGTGGAGTTGCCAGTCAAAAGAACCAACCGCAACGGCTAAACCTAATCTTCCTGCAAATCCACCGACAGATGTGGTTACTGTTACCAACGCCGTAGCTCAGTTCGGACAGTTGCGGGTACAAGGCAACCGCATTGTCGATAAAAATGGCAGTCCGGTTCAGTTACGCGGAATGTCTTTTTTCTGGAGCCAGTGGATCGGGAAATACTACACTCCCGAAGCGGTAAAATGGTTGAAAGACGATTGGCGTTGCACCGTAGTTCGGGCGGCTATGGCCGTAGATTACGAAGGGTATTTACAAAATCCGGAGGCAGAAAAGCAAAAAGTTACTACCGTAGTAGATGCGGCTATTGAGCAAGGATTATACGTAATCATTGATTGGCACGACCACGAAGCCGAGAAGCACACCGAGCAGGCCAAAGCTTTTTTTACAGAAATGGCGCAACGATACGGCGATAAACCCAATGTTATTTACGAAATCTTTAACGAGCCGCTGGATGTGTCGTGGTCGGGGGTAATAAAACCTTACAGCGAAATTATTATTAATGCTATCCGGCAGCACGACCCGGATAACTTGGTAATTTGTGGTACGCGTAATTGGTCGCAGCAAGTAGAAGAAGCCGCCAATGATCCCATAAAGCAGCCTAATGTAGCCTATACTTTGCACTTTTACGCTGCCACGCACAAACAATGGCTGCGCGATGCCGCGGCTCGAGCCCTAAATAAAGGTATTGCCTTAATGGTAACCGAATATGGTACTTGCGAAGCTTCCGGCAACGGCGTACTCGACCAAACCGAAACCAAAGCCTGGTGGAAATTTATGGATGATAATAAGATTTCGTGGTGCAATTGGTCATTAGCCGATAAAGAAGAAACCTCGGCCGCTTTAAAACCCGGCGCCAAATCAACGGGCGGTTGGGCCGATGCCGAAATTAGTCCTTCGGGTTTATTCGTGCGGGAAGAATTACGAGCCAAAAATCCTAAGTAA
- a CDS encoding MFS transporter has protein sequence MAQTQEINQTRLFYASCFALITTAFSFSIRAGILPQLGKDFGLSAEQLGFINSMWFFGFPIAMIIGGLVYHTVGPKRIMMFAFFAHTLGILLTIYAGGYTGLLISTFFIGLGNGCTEAACNPMIADMYSGNQMNKMLARFHMWFPGGIFIGSLVSKFMTDAGLPWQAQIWVIMIPTIIYAFLYFGQNFPRPHVEGVTSLAKNFQAMLTPLYLFIFACMALTAISEFGPQQWVGLIMAKSGASPMLILALTTALMAIGRYFAGPLVHKIDQTGVLLGSAIFAAIGIYLFSSQTGSMAYVAAIFFAVGVCYFWPTMIGFVAQNIPLSGALGMSIVGGVGMFSTSIFQPIIGRWIDGERATKSAAGLSGDALDLAAGQATLLKMTTFPLILIVAFTILWFVMRNRNRRVSVATEGKVLQQPIV, from the coding sequence ATGGCACAGACACAAGAAATTAACCAAACCAGGCTTTTTTACGCCAGTTGCTTTGCCTTAATTACCACGGCCTTTTCCTTTAGTATCCGGGCCGGTATTTTGCCTCAGTTGGGCAAGGACTTTGGCTTATCGGCGGAGCAGTTAGGCTTCATTAACTCGATGTGGTTTTTTGGCTTCCCCATAGCTATGATTATTGGCGGCTTGGTTTACCACACCGTTGGCCCTAAAAGAATCATGATGTTTGCCTTTTTTGCGCATACATTGGGTATCCTCCTGACCATTTATGCAGGTGGGTACACCGGGCTGCTGATCTCTACCTTTTTTATCGGTTTAGGTAATGGCTGTACCGAGGCGGCGTGTAACCCAATGATAGCTGATATGTACTCCGGTAATCAAATGAACAAGATGCTGGCCCGGTTCCATATGTGGTTCCCCGGTGGTATCTTTATCGGTAGCTTGGTATCTAAATTTATGACCGATGCCGGATTGCCCTGGCAAGCTCAGATTTGGGTAATTATGATCCCTACTATCATCTATGCGTTCCTATATTTTGGTCAAAATTTTCCTCGGCCACATGTAGAAGGTGTAACTTCTTTAGCCAAAAATTTCCAGGCTATGCTCACTCCCCTGTACCTGTTTATTTTTGCTTGCATGGCTTTAACGGCTATCAGTGAATTTGGTCCGCAGCAATGGGTAGGTCTTATCATGGCTAAAAGCGGAGCCAGCCCAATGCTGATATTGGCGCTTACCACCGCCTTAATGGCAATTGGCCGCTATTTTGCCGGTCCGCTTGTTCATAAAATCGACCAGACAGGAGTATTATTAGGTTCGGCTATATTTGCTGCTATTGGTATTTATTTATTTAGCTCCCAAACCGGATCAATGGCCTACGTAGCAGCTATTTTCTTTGCGGTGGGGGTTTGCTATTTCTGGCCAACAATGATCGGGTTTGTAGCCCAGAACATTCCATTAAGTGGAGCGCTTGGCATGTCTATCGTGGGTGGGGTAGGTATGTTTTCCACCTCTATCTTCCAGCCTATTATTGGCCGTTGGATTGATGGTGAGCGGGCAACAAAATCAGCCGCTGGTCTTTCCGGGGATGCATTGGATTTAGCCGCCGGACAAGCAACTTTGCTCAAAATGACTACTTTCCCTCTTATTCTGATTGTAGCCTTTACAATATTGTGGTTTGTGATGCGTAATCGTAACCGTAGAGTAAGTGTTGCCACAGAAGGAAAGGTGCTTCAGCAACCAATCGTGTAA
- a CDS encoding 3-keto-disaccharide hydrolase, with the protein MKISLKKVKLLALFALAVSASYAGTLKLRQTTGKSDNTLTAAEKKAGYTLLFDGKTINQFRGFRKENVPASWGVEDGAITLVGKGAGDLITKNQYENYELLLDWKISEGGNSGIIYNVSEDPQYQATYHTGPEMQVLDNEKHPDAKQGKNGNRQAGANYDMIPLSTPAVKPVGQWNHVKLVVNKGHVEHWLNGKKVVEYQLGSPEWQALVKESKFASMPGYGKIKKGHIALQDHGDKVWFKNIKIRTL; encoded by the coding sequence ATGAAGATTAGTCTAAAAAAAGTAAAACTGTTGGCCTTATTTGCTTTAGCCGTTTCTGCCTCGTACGCGGGTACCCTAAAACTCCGGCAAACTACCGGGAAAAGCGATAATACGTTAACCGCCGCCGAAAAAAAAGCGGGCTATACCTTGCTTTTCGATGGAAAAACCATTAATCAGTTTCGCGGCTTTCGCAAAGAAAATGTGCCGGCCAGTTGGGGCGTAGAAGATGGCGCCATTACTTTGGTAGGAAAGGGAGCCGGTGATCTTATTACCAAAAATCAATACGAAAATTACGAACTACTCCTGGACTGGAAAATCTCGGAAGGCGGAAACAGTGGTATCATCTATAATGTGTCCGAAGATCCGCAGTACCAGGCTACTTACCACACCGGCCCGGAAATGCAGGTACTCGACAATGAAAAGCACCCGGATGCCAAACAAGGTAAAAACGGTAACCGCCAAGCCGGGGCCAATTACGACATGATTCCTTTATCGACACCAGCCGTGAAGCCGGTTGGCCAATGGAACCACGTTAAGTTAGTAGTAAATAAAGGCCACGTGGAGCATTGGTTAAACGGCAAAAAAGTAGTAGAATACCAATTAGGCAGCCCCGAGTGGCAAGCCTTGGTAAAAGAAAGTAAGTTTGCTTCTATGCCGGGTTACGGTAAAATCAAAAAAGGCCACATCGCTTTGCAGGATCACGGCGATAAAGTTTGGTTTAAAAATATCAAAATTCGCACCTTATAA
- a CDS encoding ThuA domain-containing protein → MKIKNTWRLVAGSTFAVLILALFTFSKLVVKPKILIFSKTAGYHHASIAKGQLALLQLARENDMDADTTTDSTAFNDSNLKQYAAVVFLSTTGNVLNNYQEAAFERYIQAGGGFMGIHAAADTEYDWGWYGRLVGAYFLNHPKQQNAVIQVIDRKNGATKHLPKKWKRWDEWYSYKKISPDIKVLMNLDESSYEGGKNGKNHPIAWYHEYDGGRAFYTGLGHTDESYADPQYLKHVLGGLRYASGKNQPLDYAKAKTQNVPEDDRFVKTLLDQGNFNEPTEMAVLPNLDILVAQRRGELMLYSQKEQKVKQVGALNVYFRTHTKGVNAEEGILGLAADPDYKNNNYVYLYYSPADTSVNRLSRFTFRGDSLDRKSEKMILQLYSQREICCHTGGSIAFGPDKLLYLSTGDNSTPFNEPNARYVSSGYAPLNDIPGHIQYDVRRSSGNTNDLRGKILRIRVKPDGTYDIPEGNLFPKGTAKTRPEIYTMGHRNPYRISVDQKNSILYWGEVGPDAREDSMATRGPRGYDEVNQAKKAGFFGWPLFIGNNYPYRAFDYATGKSGEPFDPAKPINNSRNNTGLTELPPATPAFIWYPYAESPDFPQVGIGGRNAMAGPVYYTDMYPKETRYPDYYNGKLFIYEWIRDWIKVVTLNKENNYDKMEPFMQNAKLAALIDMEVGPDGRLYLLEYGKGWFAKNPDAGISRVDYLPGNRPPKVSTLDIDNLNGNLPFTFTASVKATDPEKDNLTYVWTIGDLKKETKEPSLKYTLNKAGDYKVQVQVQDDKKAFSSSNVVTVYAGNEQPMVNIVIQGNKSFYFPNKPVNYSVKVIDEGAKVDPKNLFVSTDYIQGRDMAAASTGHQVISEAILGKNLMMNSDCKACHSITEKSIGPAFADVAKRYQKDTRAQDYLIGKIIKGGGGVWGENVMPAHLTMKEGDVRQIVTFILSLANADSNKPSLPAVGKIVPSINEEKKQNNVFRLMATYTDAGGAGIQPLSGSQAIYLRNTTMDVSDFREVKGFAPKDSAGARYLTLPVTEGYLKGEQLDLTGISRIELAGFGSGRPGKYQVELRSGKANGTVIGQTTVDFADNRQKVTASVPVPKTATNGQLQDLYLVVKPVQPGGRAYLKTISFIPES, encoded by the coding sequence ATGAAAATTAAAAATACCTGGCGGCTTGTGGCCGGAAGTACTTTTGCCGTTTTAATTCTGGCATTATTTACTTTCAGCAAATTAGTAGTAAAGCCGAAAATCTTGATTTTTAGTAAAACCGCTGGCTATCACCATGCCTCCATTGCCAAAGGCCAGCTCGCCCTCCTTCAATTAGCCCGCGAAAACGATATGGACGCGGATACCACTACCGATTCTACCGCTTTTAACGACTCTAATTTAAAGCAATACGCCGCTGTGGTTTTCTTAAGCACTACCGGCAATGTGCTGAACAATTACCAGGAAGCCGCTTTTGAGCGTTATATTCAGGCCGGTGGTGGTTTTATGGGAATTCACGCCGCCGCCGATACCGAATACGACTGGGGCTGGTACGGCCGCCTGGTAGGCGCTTACTTTCTGAACCATCCGAAGCAACAGAATGCGGTTATTCAGGTAATTGACCGCAAGAATGGAGCTACCAAACACTTGCCTAAAAAATGGAAGCGCTGGGACGAATGGTATAGCTACAAAAAAATCAGCCCGGACATTAAGGTGTTAATGAACCTGGACGAAAGTTCGTACGAAGGCGGCAAAAATGGCAAAAACCACCCGATTGCCTGGTACCACGAGTACGATGGCGGACGCGCTTTTTATACCGGTTTAGGCCACACCGACGAATCGTACGCGGACCCGCAATACCTGAAGCACGTTTTAGGAGGACTTCGTTACGCCAGTGGCAAAAACCAACCTTTAGATTACGCCAAAGCTAAAACCCAAAACGTACCCGAAGACGATCGTTTCGTAAAAACGTTACTCGATCAAGGCAACTTTAATGAGCCTACCGAAATGGCCGTGTTGCCTAACTTAGATATTTTAGTAGCGCAACGCCGCGGCGAACTTATGCTGTACAGCCAAAAAGAGCAAAAAGTAAAACAAGTAGGCGCGTTAAACGTGTACTTCCGGACGCATACCAAAGGCGTTAACGCCGAAGAAGGAATTTTAGGTTTAGCCGCCGATCCGGATTATAAAAACAATAATTACGTTTACCTCTATTATAGCCCGGCCGATACTTCGGTAAACCGTTTATCCCGGTTTACTTTCCGCGGCGATTCGCTGGATCGGAAATCAGAAAAAATGATTCTGCAGCTTTATTCACAGCGCGAAATTTGCTGCCATACCGGTGGTTCTATTGCGTTTGGCCCGGATAAGTTGTTGTATCTTTCTACCGGTGATAACTCTACGCCTTTTAACGAACCCAATGCCCGTTACGTAAGCTCTGGGTATGCTCCTTTAAACGATATTCCCGGTCATATTCAATACGATGTTCGCCGGTCTTCGGGCAATACCAACGATTTACGCGGTAAAATTCTGCGCATCCGCGTAAAGCCGGATGGTACTTACGACATTCCGGAAGGTAATTTATTTCCGAAAGGCACGGCTAAAACCCGTCCGGAGATTTATACCATGGGGCATCGTAACCCGTATCGTATTTCCGTAGATCAGAAAAATAGCATTTTGTACTGGGGCGAAGTAGGCCCCGATGCCCGCGAAGACAGCATGGCAACCCGCGGCCCGCGCGGTTACGATGAAGTAAACCAGGCCAAAAAAGCCGGATTCTTTGGCTGGCCGTTGTTTATTGGTAACAATTATCCTTACCGGGCCTTCGATTATGCTACTGGTAAAAGTGGGGAACCTTTCGACCCCGCTAAGCCGATTAATAACTCCCGCAACAATACAGGTTTAACCGAACTACCGCCGGCTACGCCGGCCTTTATCTGGTATCCGTACGCTGAATCGCCGGACTTTCCGCAGGTAGGCATTGGTGGCCGGAATGCAATGGCGGGCCCGGTTTATTACACCGATATGTACCCGAAAGAAACCCGTTACCCCGACTATTATAACGGCAAATTGTTTATTTACGAGTGGATCCGCGATTGGATTAAAGTAGTAACCTTAAATAAGGAAAATAACTACGATAAAATGGAGCCTTTCATGCAAAACGCCAAATTAGCTGCTCTTATTGACATGGAAGTAGGCCCGGATGGCCGGCTTTACTTACTCGAATATGGTAAAGGCTGGTTCGCGAAAAACCCCGATGCTGGTATTTCCCGCGTGGATTACCTGCCGGGTAACCGTCCGCCGAAAGTATCTACTTTAGATATTGATAACCTGAACGGTAACTTACCTTTCACGTTTACCGCCAGCGTAAAAGCCACCGATCCGGAAAAAGATAACTTAACGTACGTGTGGACTATTGGCGATCTTAAAAAAGAAACCAAAGAGCCTAGCCTGAAATATACCCTGAATAAAGCCGGCGATTATAAAGTGCAGGTACAAGTACAGGATGATAAAAAAGCTTTCAGCAGCAGCAACGTGGTAACGGTATATGCGGGTAATGAGCAGCCAATGGTAAATATTGTTATTCAGGGCAATAAGTCTTTCTATTTCCCGAATAAACCGGTTAATTATTCGGTAAAAGTAATCGACGAAGGCGCGAAAGTAGACCCGAAAAACTTGTTTGTTTCTACGGATTACATCCAAGGCCGCGACATGGCGGCGGCTTCTACTGGTCATCAGGTAATTTCGGAAGCTATCTTGGGTAAAAACTTAATGATGAATTCTGATTGTAAAGCTTGCCACAGTATCACCGAAAAATCTATTGGGCCCGCCTTTGCCGATGTAGCCAAGCGGTACCAGAAAGATACGCGCGCCCAGGATTACCTGATTGGTAAAATTATTAAAGGTGGCGGCGGTGTTTGGGGCGAAAACGTAATGCCGGCGCACTTAACCATGAAAGAAGGCGACGTACGGCAAATTGTTACTTTTATTTTATCGCTGGCTAATGCGGATAGTAACAAACCTAGTTTACCAGCAGTTGGTAAAATTGTACCTAGCATAAACGAAGAGAAAAAGCAGAATAATGTGTTCCGGTTAATGGCTACCTACACCGATGCCGGTGGCGCTGGTATTCAACCGCTTTCCGGTTCTCAGGCTATTTACTTGCGCAATACCACCATGGATGTATCGGATTTCCGCGAAGTAAAAGGCTTTGCGCCAAAAGATTCGGCGGGCGCCCGTTACTTAACTTTACCCGTTACGGAAGGCTACCTTAAAGGCGAGCAGTTAGATTTAACGGGTATCAGCCGCATTGAATTAGCCGGCTTTGGTAGCGGTCGCCCCGGCAAATACCAGGTGGAATTACGCAGTGGCAAAGCAAACGGTACAGTTATTGGGCAAACAACGGTTGATTTTGCCGATAACCGGCAAAAAGTAACCGCTAGTGTACCAGTGCCTAAAACTGCCACTAACGGCCAGTTACAAGATTTGTATTTGGTAGTGAAACCGGTTCAACCAGGTGGCCGGGCCTACCTTAAAACCATAAGCTTTATACCGGAGTCATAG